One region of Parambassis ranga chromosome 12, fParRan2.1, whole genome shotgun sequence genomic DNA includes:
- the chd1 gene encoding chromodomain-helicase-DNA-binding protein 1 isoform X1: MAGRSEDESVSNSSGESSNSDDESGSGSGSASGSGSGSSSSSSSSSSQSGSSDSGSGSDSGSQSDSDTEKSKEKMEPPNKSNIDGAEFWKSNPSILAVQRSAMLRKQQLQQQQQQQRQSSSNSGSDEDSSSSDESDSSSGSKRRRNSGSSDSGSGSDSGSGSGSDSSAEDNSDETASDYEPSHKIKSRKPPTKMNFRNGKKSSTQKKKTKKCSSSDDEDDNYKKVASAGPRRQATVNISYKEDEELKTDSDDLVEVLGEDVPQPEEDEFETLERVMDSRIGRKRATGSVTTVYAIEADGDPNAHFEPNKEAGDIQYLIKWKNWAHIHNTWETEETLKLQNVKGMKKLDNFKKKDQEKKKWLKAASPEDIEYFNCQEELMNDLHSQYQLVERIIGLYNTVKFKYIFIWVCETDWRNPCCAGHSNQKSAAGYPDYLCKWQGLPYSECSWEDGALIAKKFQKCIDDYMCRNQSKTIPSRDCKVLKQRPRFMPMKKQPAFIGGDGLELRDYQLDGLNWMAHSWCKGNSCILADEMGLGKTIQTISFLNYMFNEHQLYGPFLLVVPLSTLTSWQREIHLWAPQMNVVVYLGDIGSRNMIRTHEWMHVHSKRLKFNILLTTYEILLKDKSFLGSVGWAFIGVDEAHRLKNDDSLLYKTMIDFRSNHRLLITGTPLQNSLKELWSLLHFIMPEKFHSWELFEEEHGKGRDSGYTSLHKELEPFLLRRVKKDVEKSLPAKVEQILRVEMSAIQKQYYKWILTRNYKALSKGTKGSTSGFLNIMMELKKCCNHCYLIKPPEDNEFLNRAEALQHLIRSSGKLVLLDKLLVRLKERGHRVLIFSQMVRMLDILAEYLRSRQFLFQRLDGSIKGEMRKQALDHFNAEGSEDFCFLLSTRAGGLGINLASADTVVIFDSDWNPQNDLQAQARAHRIGQKRQVNIYRLVTKGSVEEDIIERAKKKMVLDHLVIQRMDTTGKTVLHTGSAPSSSAPFNKEELSAILKFGAEELFKEPEGEEQEPQEMDIDEILKRAETRENDPGPSTVGEELLSQFKVANFTMMEDEEIDIDSERSQRSWDDIIPEEQRRRMEEEERQKELEEIYMLPRMRNCAKQISFNVNEGRASRNRRYSGSDSDSPSDRKRPKKRGRPRTIPRENIKGFSDAEIRRFVKSYKKFGGPLERLDAIARDAELVDKSEHDLRRLAETVHNGCVRTLRENPCGPEKTSGGRRGKVKGPTFRISGVQVNAKLVIAHEEELAPLHKAIPADPEERKKYMIPCHSKAAHFDIEWGKEDDSSLLIGIYEYGYGSWEMIKMDPDLNLTHKLLPDDPDKKPQAKQLQTRADYLIKLLSKDLAKKEAQKQAGTANSRKRKPRSKKSKTLKPTKTDEVAKSPSSDFQSDKRSDDEDEMEEEKEIVPVKAPSRRSRADRAGVKEEEDDDEDEDDDDDDDDDDDDDEPEQEEGSSSGEREVKEKEIKKEGKKEKREDIYDSKDTKELKEKKEMKPLEPVHKQEEIMEKNEVKSEVRERTKKASDVPVHITASGETVPVSEESEELDQKTFSVCKERMRPVKAALKQLDRPEKGLSEREQLEHTRQCLIKIGDHITECLKEYSNPDLIKQWRKNLWIFVSKFTEFDARKLHKLYKHAIKKRQENAQAMEQNTRNINTHGYKHADVERLKDNSHQDESSRDSYSSDRHQPSSRYHESSGTKERHSSESHRKTSVGESRKRPYTSFSNGKDHRDRDHYRPDSRDRDRDRDRQDRYYNDSKHRKLEEFRSSRDHRLDMKDHSHSDHRSSYRYHSDWQTEQRASASGPRSPRDQRSPYDSRSPMGHRSPFDYSSDHKSTPEQIWSSRKT; the protein is encoded by the exons ATGGCTGGACGCAGTGAGGATGAAAGTGTAAGCAACAGCAGTGGAGAATCAAG TAATTCTGATGATGAGTCCGGTTCTGGGTCGGGTTCAGCATCGGGGTCCGGCTCAGGCTCCAgttccagctcctccagcagcagcagccaatcaggaagCAGCGACTCAGGAAGTGGCTCAGACTCTGGCAGCCAGTCAGATTCTGACACAGAGAAATCCAAGGAGAAGATGGAACCACCAAATAAGTCAAACATTGATGGAGCTGAG TTCTGGAAGTCAAACCCAAGTATCCTTGCAGTGCAAAGATCTGCTATGCTCAGgaaacagcagcttcagcagcagcagcagcaacagaggcaAAGCTCTTCTAATAGCGGATCTGATGAG GACTCTTCAAGTAGTGATGAATCAGACTCATCGAGTGGATCTAAAAGGAGAAGAAATTCAGGCTCTTCCGACTCTGGATCGGGTTCCGATTCTGGGAGTGGTTCTGGATCAGACTCATCAGCCGAGGACAACAGTGATGAAACTGCATCGGACTATGAGCCCAGTCACAAAATTAAAAGCAGAAAGCCTCCAACCAA GATGAATTTTCGGAATGGAAAGAAAAGCAGCactcagaaaaagaaaaccaaGAAATGCTCTTCTTCAGACGATGAGGATGACAACTACAAGAAGGTTGCGTCTGCGGGGCCGCGGCGGCAGGCCACAGTCAACATTAGCTACAAGGAGGACGAGGAGCTGAAAACTGACTCTGACGATCTAGTAGAGGTTCTGGGTGAAGATGTGCCACAGCCTGAGGAAGATGAGTTCGAAACTCTGGAGCGAGTGATGGACAGCAGGATAGGGAGGAAAAGAG caACAGGAAGTGTAACCACTGTTTATGCAATAGAAGCAGACGGGGACCCTAATGCCCACTTTGAACCCAACAAAGAGGCTGGTGACATCCAGTATTTGATAAAGTGGAAGAACTGGGCCCACATCCATAACACTTGGGAGACGGAGGAGACCCTAAAGTTACAGAATGTCAAGGGCATGAAGAAACTGGACAATTTCAAAAAGAAGGATCAGGAGAAAAAGAAATG GTTAAAGGCAGCTTCACCAGAGGACATAGAATATTTCAATTGTCAGGAAGAATTAATGAACGACTTGCACTCTCAATACCAGCTTGTGGAGCGAATCATAGGTTTGTATAATACAGTCAAGTttaagtatatatttatatgggTTTGTGAAACTGACTGGCGGAATCCCTGTTGTGCAGGACATTCGAATCAGAAGTCAGCAGCTGGTTACCCAGACTACCTGTGTAAGTGGCAGGGTTTACCATACTCGGAGTGTAGCTGGGAAGATGGTGCTCTAATTGCCAAAAAGTTCCAGAAATGCATCGATGACTACATGTGCAGAAACCAGTCCAAGACCATTCCATCCAGAGACTGCAAG GTGCTGAAACAGAGACCCAGGTTTATGCCCATGAAGAAGCAGCCAGCATTCATAGGAGGGGACGGTCTGGAGCTCAGAGACTACCAGTTAGACGGTTTGAACTGGATGGCCCACTCCTGGTGCAA AGGCAACAGTTGCATCCTTGCTGATGAAATGGGTTTAGGGAAGACCATCCAGACGATTTCCTTCCTCAACTACATGTTTAATGAGCACCAACTCTACGGGCCTTTCCTACTGGTGGTGCCACTTTCAACACTAACCTCTTGGCAACGAGAAATCCACCTATGGGCCCCTCAGATGAATGTTGTCGTCTACCTGGGCGACATCGGCAGCAGGAACATG ATCAGAACACATGAGTGGATGCATGTCCACAGCAAGAGACTAAAATTCAACATCCTCCTCACAACATATGAGATTCTTCTCAAGGACAAG TCATTTCTGGGCAGTGTTGGTTGGGCATTCATTGGTGTGGATGAGGCGCACCGACTGAAGAATGACGACTCCCTGCTCTACAAGACGATGATAGACTTCAGATCCAATCACAGGCTTCTTATCACAGGAACTCCACTGCAGAACTCCCTGAAAGAGCTCTGGTCCCTGCTGCATTTCATTATGCCTGAGAA gtTTCATTCGTGGGAGCTCTTTGAGGAGGAGCATGGTAAAGGAAGGGACTCGGGCTACACCAGTCTGCACAAAGAACTGGAACCTTTTCTACTGCGCCGTGTCAAGAAGGACGTGGAGAAATCTCTACCAGCTAAAGTGGAGCAGATCCTTAGAGTGGAGATGAGTGCCATTCAGAAACAGTATTACAA ATGGATCCTGACAAGAAACTACAAGGCTCTAAGTAAAGGTACCAAAGGCAGCACGTCAGGCTTCCTGAACATCATGATGGAGCTGAAGAAGTGTTGTAACCACTGTTACCTCATTAAGCCCCCAGAGGACAACGAGTTTCTGAACAGAGCCGAAGCTTTACAG CACCTGATTCGCAGCAGTGGGAAGCTGGTTCTGTTGGACAAACTTTTGGTTCGCTTAAAGGAGCGAGGTCACAGAGTACTCATCTTCTCCCAGATGGTACGGATGCTGGATATCCTAGCTGAATACCTGAGGAGCCGACAGTTTCTTTTTCAG AGATTAGATGGCTCCATCAAAGGCGAGATGAGGAAGCAGGCATTGGATCATTTTAATGCAGAGGGCTCAGAG GATTTCTGCTTCTTGTTATCAACGCGTGCTGGAGGTCTGGGTATCAACCTGGCATCAGCAGACACAGTAGTCATCTTTGACTCGGACTGGAACCCTCAGAATGACCTGCAGGCCCAGGCGAGAGCCCACAGGATCGGACAAAAGAGACAG GTGAACATCTACCGTCTAGTGACAAAGGGCTCAGTGGAGGAGGACATCATTGagagagcaaagaaaaaaatggtgcTAGACCATCTTGTCATTCAGAGGATGGACACCACAGGAAAAACTGTCCTCCATACAGGCTCTGCTCCATCCAG TTCAGCACCATTTAACAAGGAGGAACTCTCTGCCATCCTGAAATTTGGAGCTGAGGAGCTTTTCAAAGAGCCAGAGGGAGAAGAGCAGGAGCCTCAG GAAATGGACATTGATGAGATCCTCAAGAGAGCTGAGACCAGGGAGAATGACCCTGGACCCTCCACAGTGGGGGAAGAGCTGCTGTCTCAGTTTAAG GTGGCAAACTTCACCATGATGGAGGATGAGGAAATAGACATCGACTCAGAGCGAAGTCAGCGGAGTTGGGACGATATCATTCCTgaggaacagaggaggaggatggaggaggaggagaggcagaaggAGCTGGAAGAAATCTACATGCTACCACGCATGAGAAACTGTGCCAAACAG aTAAGCTTTAATGTTAATGAGGGTAGGGCGAGTCGGAACAGGAGATACTCTGGGTCAGACAGTGATTCCCCCTCGGACCGAAAGAGGCCAAAGAAACGGGGACGGCCTCGGACCATACCACGAGAAAATATCAAGGGTTTCAGTGATGCTGAGATTCGAAG GTTTGTCAAAAGTTACAAAAAATTTGGAGGACCACTAGAAAG GTTGGATGCTATTGCTCGAGATGCTGAACTTGTGGATAAGTCTGAACATGACCTAAGACGCTTGGCAGAGACTGTTCACAACGGATGTGTGAGGACACTACGAGAAAATCCCTGTGGACCAGAGAAGACTTCAG GAGGCAGAAGAGGGAAGGTGAAAGGGCCTACATTTAGGATCTCCGGAGTCCAGGTGAATGCCAAACTTGTTATCGCCCATGAAGAAGAGCTAGCGCCACTGCACAAGGCCATTCCTGCTGACCCCGAGGAGAGAAAGAA GTACATGATTCCGTGCCACTCAAAGGCAGCACATTTTGACATCGAGTGGGGGAAGGAGGATGACTCAAGCCTCCTCATAGGAATCTATGAATATGGTTATGGCAGCTGGGAAATGATCAAGATGGACCCCGACCTCAATCTTACACACAAG CTCCTACCAGATGACCCTGACAAGAAGCCACAGGCCAAACAGCTACAAACCAGAGCAGACTACCTCATCAAGTTACTAAGCAAGGACCTGGCTAAAAAAGAAGCACAGAAACAAGCAGGAACA GCCAATTCACGTAAGAGAAAACCAAGAAGTAAAAAGAGCAAAACTCTGAAGCCAACTAAAACAGATGAGGTGGCAAAGAGCCCATCTTCTGATTTCCAATCAGACAAGAGgtcagatgatgaggatgaaatggaggaggaaaag GAGATTGTACCAGTGAAGGCACCGAGCAGACGGAGCCGAGCAGATAGGGCaggagtgaaggaggaggaggatgacgatgaggatgaagacgacgatgatgatgacgatgatgatgatgacgacgatgaGCCTGAACAGGAGGAGGGTTCTTCatcaggagagagggaggtcaaagaaaaagaaatcaaaaaagaaggaaaaaaggagaagagggaggacatTTACGATagcaaagacacaaaggagctgaaagagaaaaaagaaatgaagccTCTGGAGCCTGTACATAAACAAGAGGAGATCATGGAAAAG AATGAAGTGAAGTCTGAGGTACGAGAACGGACAAAGAAGGCCTCTGATGTGCCAGTCCATATAACAGCAAGTGGAGAGACTGTACCAGTATCTGAGGAGTCTGAGGAACTGGACCAGAAGACGTTTAGTGTG TGTAAAGAGAGGATGCGCCCCGTCAAGGCAGCTCTGAAACAGCTGGACAGACCAGAGAAAGGTCTGTCAGAGCGTGAGCAGCTGGAACACACAAGACAGTGTCTCATCAAGATCGGAGACCACATAACTGAGTGTCTGAAGGAGTACTCGAACCCTGACCTGATCAAACAGTGGAGAAA AAACCTGTGGATATTTGTTTCCAAATTCACTGAGTTTGATGCCAGAAAACTACATAAACTGTATAAGCATGCAATcaagaaaagacaagaaaacGCCCAG GCAATGGAGCAGAACACTAGAAATATAAACACCCATGGCTACAAGCATGCAG ATGTTGAACGGCTGAAGGACAACTCTCACCAAGAtgagagcagcagggacagctacAGCTCTGACAGGCATCAGCCGTCAAGTCGATACCATGAAAGCAGCGGCACTAAGGAAAGACACAGCTCAGAGTCCCATAGGAAGACCAGTGTAGGAGAATCCAGGAAAAGACCATACACCTCCTTCAGCAACGGCAAAgatcacagagacagagaccacTACAGACcagacagcagggacagggacagggacagagacagacaagacAG ATACTACAACGACAGTAAGcacaggaagctggaggagttcCGCAGCAGCAGAGACCATCGGCTGGACATGAAGGATCATTCCCATTCAGACCACCGCTCTTCCTACCGCTACCATTCGGACTGGCAGACAGAGCAGCGAGCCTCAGCCAGCGGGCCCCGCTCTCCTCGAGACCAGCGCTCACCCTACGACTCCCGCTCACCAATGGGACACCGCTCACCGTTCGACTACTCGTCAGATCACAAGAGCACACCAGAGCAGATCTGGAGCAGCCGCAAGACATAA
- the chd1 gene encoding chromodomain-helicase-DNA-binding protein 1 isoform X2: MAGRSEDESVSNSSGESSNSDDESGSGSGSASGSGSGSSSSSSSSSSQSGSSDSGSGSDSGSQSDSDTEKSKEKMEPPNKSNIDGAEFWKSNPSILAVQRSAMLRKQQLQQQQQQQRQSSSNSGSDEDSSSSDESDSSSGSKRRRNSGSSDSGSGSDSGSGSGSDSSAEDNSDETASDYEPSHKIKSRKPPTKMNFRNGKKSSTQKKKTKKCSSSDDEDDNYKKVASAGPRRQATVNISYKEDEELKTDSDDLVEVLGEDVPQPEEDEFETLERVMDSRIGRKRATGSVTTVYAIEADGDPNAHFEPNKEAGDIQYLIKWKNWAHIHNTWETEETLKLQNVKGMKKLDNFKKKDQEKKKWLKAASPEDIEYFNCQEELMNDLHSQYQLVERIIGLYNTVKFKYIFIWVCETDWRNPCCAGHSNQKSAAGYPDYLCKWQGLPYSECSWEDGALIAKKFQKCIDDYMCRNQSKTIPSRDCKVLKQRPRFMPMKKQPAFIGGDGLELRDYQLDGLNWMAHSWCKGNSCILADEMGLGKTIQTISFLNYMFNEHQLYGPFLLVVPLSTLTSWQREIHLWAPQMNVVVYLGDIGSRNMIRTHEWMHVHSKRLKFNILLTTYEILLKDKSFLGSVGWAFIGVDEAHRLKNDDSLLYKTMIDFRSNHRLLITGTPLQNSLKELWSLLHFIMPEKFHSWELFEEEHGKGRDSGYTSLHKELEPFLLRRVKKDVEKSLPAKVEQILRVEMSAIQKQYYKWILTRNYKALSKGTKGSTSGFLNIMMELKKCCNHCYLIKPPEDNEFLNRAEALQHLIRSSGKLVLLDKLLVRLKERGHRVLIFSQMVRMLDILAEYLRSRQFLFQRLDGSIKGEMRKQALDHFNAEGSEDFCFLLSTRAGGLGINLASADTVVIFDSDWNPQNDLQAQARAHRIGQKRQVNIYRLVTKGSVEEDIIERAKKKMVLDHLVIQRMDTTGKTVLHTGSAPSSSAPFNKEELSAILKFGAEELFKEPEGEEQEPQEMDIDEILKRAETRENDPGPSTVGEELLSQFKVANFTMMEDEEIDIDSERSQRSWDDIIPEEQRRRMEEEERQKELEEIYMLPRMRNCAKQISFNVNEGRASRNRRYSGSDSDSPSDRKRPKKRGRPRTIPRENIKGFSDAEIRRFVKSYKKFGGPLERLDAIARDAELVDKSEHDLRRLAETVHNGCVRTLRENPCGPEKTSGGRRGKVKGPTFRISGVQVNAKLVIAHEEELAPLHKAIPADPEERKKYMIPCHSKAAHFDIEWGKEDDSSLLIGIYEYGYGSWEMIKMDPDLNLTHKLLPDDPDKKPQAKQLQTRADYLIKLLSKDLAKKEAQKQAGTANSRKRKPRSKKSKTLKPTKTDEVAKSPSSDFQSDKRSDDEDEMEEEKIVPVKAPSRRSRADRAGVKEEEDDDEDEDDDDDDDDDDDDDEPEQEEGSSSGEREVKEKEIKKEGKKEKREDIYDSKDTKELKEKKEMKPLEPVHKQEEIMEKNEVKSEVRERTKKASDVPVHITASGETVPVSEESEELDQKTFSVCKERMRPVKAALKQLDRPEKGLSEREQLEHTRQCLIKIGDHITECLKEYSNPDLIKQWRKNLWIFVSKFTEFDARKLHKLYKHAIKKRQENAQAMEQNTRNINTHGYKHADVERLKDNSHQDESSRDSYSSDRHQPSSRYHESSGTKERHSSESHRKTSVGESRKRPYTSFSNGKDHRDRDHYRPDSRDRDRDRDRQDRYYNDSKHRKLEEFRSSRDHRLDMKDHSHSDHRSSYRYHSDWQTEQRASASGPRSPRDQRSPYDSRSPMGHRSPFDYSSDHKSTPEQIWSSRKT, translated from the exons ATGGCTGGACGCAGTGAGGATGAAAGTGTAAGCAACAGCAGTGGAGAATCAAG TAATTCTGATGATGAGTCCGGTTCTGGGTCGGGTTCAGCATCGGGGTCCGGCTCAGGCTCCAgttccagctcctccagcagcagcagccaatcaggaagCAGCGACTCAGGAAGTGGCTCAGACTCTGGCAGCCAGTCAGATTCTGACACAGAGAAATCCAAGGAGAAGATGGAACCACCAAATAAGTCAAACATTGATGGAGCTGAG TTCTGGAAGTCAAACCCAAGTATCCTTGCAGTGCAAAGATCTGCTATGCTCAGgaaacagcagcttcagcagcagcagcagcaacagaggcaAAGCTCTTCTAATAGCGGATCTGATGAG GACTCTTCAAGTAGTGATGAATCAGACTCATCGAGTGGATCTAAAAGGAGAAGAAATTCAGGCTCTTCCGACTCTGGATCGGGTTCCGATTCTGGGAGTGGTTCTGGATCAGACTCATCAGCCGAGGACAACAGTGATGAAACTGCATCGGACTATGAGCCCAGTCACAAAATTAAAAGCAGAAAGCCTCCAACCAA GATGAATTTTCGGAATGGAAAGAAAAGCAGCactcagaaaaagaaaaccaaGAAATGCTCTTCTTCAGACGATGAGGATGACAACTACAAGAAGGTTGCGTCTGCGGGGCCGCGGCGGCAGGCCACAGTCAACATTAGCTACAAGGAGGACGAGGAGCTGAAAACTGACTCTGACGATCTAGTAGAGGTTCTGGGTGAAGATGTGCCACAGCCTGAGGAAGATGAGTTCGAAACTCTGGAGCGAGTGATGGACAGCAGGATAGGGAGGAAAAGAG caACAGGAAGTGTAACCACTGTTTATGCAATAGAAGCAGACGGGGACCCTAATGCCCACTTTGAACCCAACAAAGAGGCTGGTGACATCCAGTATTTGATAAAGTGGAAGAACTGGGCCCACATCCATAACACTTGGGAGACGGAGGAGACCCTAAAGTTACAGAATGTCAAGGGCATGAAGAAACTGGACAATTTCAAAAAGAAGGATCAGGAGAAAAAGAAATG GTTAAAGGCAGCTTCACCAGAGGACATAGAATATTTCAATTGTCAGGAAGAATTAATGAACGACTTGCACTCTCAATACCAGCTTGTGGAGCGAATCATAGGTTTGTATAATACAGTCAAGTttaagtatatatttatatgggTTTGTGAAACTGACTGGCGGAATCCCTGTTGTGCAGGACATTCGAATCAGAAGTCAGCAGCTGGTTACCCAGACTACCTGTGTAAGTGGCAGGGTTTACCATACTCGGAGTGTAGCTGGGAAGATGGTGCTCTAATTGCCAAAAAGTTCCAGAAATGCATCGATGACTACATGTGCAGAAACCAGTCCAAGACCATTCCATCCAGAGACTGCAAG GTGCTGAAACAGAGACCCAGGTTTATGCCCATGAAGAAGCAGCCAGCATTCATAGGAGGGGACGGTCTGGAGCTCAGAGACTACCAGTTAGACGGTTTGAACTGGATGGCCCACTCCTGGTGCAA AGGCAACAGTTGCATCCTTGCTGATGAAATGGGTTTAGGGAAGACCATCCAGACGATTTCCTTCCTCAACTACATGTTTAATGAGCACCAACTCTACGGGCCTTTCCTACTGGTGGTGCCACTTTCAACACTAACCTCTTGGCAACGAGAAATCCACCTATGGGCCCCTCAGATGAATGTTGTCGTCTACCTGGGCGACATCGGCAGCAGGAACATG ATCAGAACACATGAGTGGATGCATGTCCACAGCAAGAGACTAAAATTCAACATCCTCCTCACAACATATGAGATTCTTCTCAAGGACAAG TCATTTCTGGGCAGTGTTGGTTGGGCATTCATTGGTGTGGATGAGGCGCACCGACTGAAGAATGACGACTCCCTGCTCTACAAGACGATGATAGACTTCAGATCCAATCACAGGCTTCTTATCACAGGAACTCCACTGCAGAACTCCCTGAAAGAGCTCTGGTCCCTGCTGCATTTCATTATGCCTGAGAA gtTTCATTCGTGGGAGCTCTTTGAGGAGGAGCATGGTAAAGGAAGGGACTCGGGCTACACCAGTCTGCACAAAGAACTGGAACCTTTTCTACTGCGCCGTGTCAAGAAGGACGTGGAGAAATCTCTACCAGCTAAAGTGGAGCAGATCCTTAGAGTGGAGATGAGTGCCATTCAGAAACAGTATTACAA ATGGATCCTGACAAGAAACTACAAGGCTCTAAGTAAAGGTACCAAAGGCAGCACGTCAGGCTTCCTGAACATCATGATGGAGCTGAAGAAGTGTTGTAACCACTGTTACCTCATTAAGCCCCCAGAGGACAACGAGTTTCTGAACAGAGCCGAAGCTTTACAG CACCTGATTCGCAGCAGTGGGAAGCTGGTTCTGTTGGACAAACTTTTGGTTCGCTTAAAGGAGCGAGGTCACAGAGTACTCATCTTCTCCCAGATGGTACGGATGCTGGATATCCTAGCTGAATACCTGAGGAGCCGACAGTTTCTTTTTCAG AGATTAGATGGCTCCATCAAAGGCGAGATGAGGAAGCAGGCATTGGATCATTTTAATGCAGAGGGCTCAGAG GATTTCTGCTTCTTGTTATCAACGCGTGCTGGAGGTCTGGGTATCAACCTGGCATCAGCAGACACAGTAGTCATCTTTGACTCGGACTGGAACCCTCAGAATGACCTGCAGGCCCAGGCGAGAGCCCACAGGATCGGACAAAAGAGACAG GTGAACATCTACCGTCTAGTGACAAAGGGCTCAGTGGAGGAGGACATCATTGagagagcaaagaaaaaaatggtgcTAGACCATCTTGTCATTCAGAGGATGGACACCACAGGAAAAACTGTCCTCCATACAGGCTCTGCTCCATCCAG TTCAGCACCATTTAACAAGGAGGAACTCTCTGCCATCCTGAAATTTGGAGCTGAGGAGCTTTTCAAAGAGCCAGAGGGAGAAGAGCAGGAGCCTCAG GAAATGGACATTGATGAGATCCTCAAGAGAGCTGAGACCAGGGAGAATGACCCTGGACCCTCCACAGTGGGGGAAGAGCTGCTGTCTCAGTTTAAG GTGGCAAACTTCACCATGATGGAGGATGAGGAAATAGACATCGACTCAGAGCGAAGTCAGCGGAGTTGGGACGATATCATTCCTgaggaacagaggaggaggatggaggaggaggagaggcagaaggAGCTGGAAGAAATCTACATGCTACCACGCATGAGAAACTGTGCCAAACAG aTAAGCTTTAATGTTAATGAGGGTAGGGCGAGTCGGAACAGGAGATACTCTGGGTCAGACAGTGATTCCCCCTCGGACCGAAAGAGGCCAAAGAAACGGGGACGGCCTCGGACCATACCACGAGAAAATATCAAGGGTTTCAGTGATGCTGAGATTCGAAG GTTTGTCAAAAGTTACAAAAAATTTGGAGGACCACTAGAAAG GTTGGATGCTATTGCTCGAGATGCTGAACTTGTGGATAAGTCTGAACATGACCTAAGACGCTTGGCAGAGACTGTTCACAACGGATGTGTGAGGACACTACGAGAAAATCCCTGTGGACCAGAGAAGACTTCAG GAGGCAGAAGAGGGAAGGTGAAAGGGCCTACATTTAGGATCTCCGGAGTCCAGGTGAATGCCAAACTTGTTATCGCCCATGAAGAAGAGCTAGCGCCACTGCACAAGGCCATTCCTGCTGACCCCGAGGAGAGAAAGAA GTACATGATTCCGTGCCACTCAAAGGCAGCACATTTTGACATCGAGTGGGGGAAGGAGGATGACTCAAGCCTCCTCATAGGAATCTATGAATATGGTTATGGCAGCTGGGAAATGATCAAGATGGACCCCGACCTCAATCTTACACACAAG CTCCTACCAGATGACCCTGACAAGAAGCCACAGGCCAAACAGCTACAAACCAGAGCAGACTACCTCATCAAGTTACTAAGCAAGGACCTGGCTAAAAAAGAAGCACAGAAACAAGCAGGAACA GCCAATTCACGTAAGAGAAAACCAAGAAGTAAAAAGAGCAAAACTCTGAAGCCAACTAAAACAGATGAGGTGGCAAAGAGCCCATCTTCTGATTTCCAATCAGACAAGAGgtcagatgatgaggatgaaatggaggaggaaaag ATTGTACCAGTGAAGGCACCGAGCAGACGGAGCCGAGCAGATAGGGCaggagtgaaggaggaggaggatgacgatgaggatgaagacgacgatgatgatgacgatgatgatgatgacgacgatgaGCCTGAACAGGAGGAGGGTTCTTCatcaggagagagggaggtcaaagaaaaagaaatcaaaaaagaaggaaaaaaggagaagagggaggacatTTACGATagcaaagacacaaaggagctgaaagagaaaaaagaaatgaagccTCTGGAGCCTGTACATAAACAAGAGGAGATCATGGAAAAG AATGAAGTGAAGTCTGAGGTACGAGAACGGACAAAGAAGGCCTCTGATGTGCCAGTCCATATAACAGCAAGTGGAGAGACTGTACCAGTATCTGAGGAGTCTGAGGAACTGGACCAGAAGACGTTTAGTGTG TGTAAAGAGAGGATGCGCCCCGTCAAGGCAGCTCTGAAACAGCTGGACAGACCAGAGAAAGGTCTGTCAGAGCGTGAGCAGCTGGAACACACAAGACAGTGTCTCATCAAGATCGGAGACCACATAACTGAGTGTCTGAAGGAGTACTCGAACCCTGACCTGATCAAACAGTGGAGAAA AAACCTGTGGATATTTGTTTCCAAATTCACTGAGTTTGATGCCAGAAAACTACATAAACTGTATAAGCATGCAATcaagaaaagacaagaaaacGCCCAG GCAATGGAGCAGAACACTAGAAATATAAACACCCATGGCTACAAGCATGCAG ATGTTGAACGGCTGAAGGACAACTCTCACCAAGAtgagagcagcagggacagctacAGCTCTGACAGGCATCAGCCGTCAAGTCGATACCATGAAAGCAGCGGCACTAAGGAAAGACACAGCTCAGAGTCCCATAGGAAGACCAGTGTAGGAGAATCCAGGAAAAGACCATACACCTCCTTCAGCAACGGCAAAgatcacagagacagagaccacTACAGACcagacagcagggacagggacagggacagagacagacaagacAG ATACTACAACGACAGTAAGcacaggaagctggaggagttcCGCAGCAGCAGAGACCATCGGCTGGACATGAAGGATCATTCCCATTCAGACCACCGCTCTTCCTACCGCTACCATTCGGACTGGCAGACAGAGCAGCGAGCCTCAGCCAGCGGGCCCCGCTCTCCTCGAGACCAGCGCTCACCCTACGACTCCCGCTCACCAATGGGACACCGCTCACCGTTCGACTACTCGTCAGATCACAAGAGCACACCAGAGCAGATCTGGAGCAGCCGCAAGACATAA